The following coding sequences lie in one Arachis ipaensis cultivar K30076 chromosome B03, Araip1.1, whole genome shotgun sequence genomic window:
- the LOC107631289 gene encoding uncharacterized protein LOC107631289 isoform X1 — MVKSRDKKMSQARLEPYFDTSKKPRFFVIPERLGDIVVNFIKIGIVVCLVASISLAVHSAFSKQYRRFPLPEHIRVLQNASVSDCGPTNISHILFGIGGSATTWRTRSDYSKLWWDPNTTRGFAWLDEKPAISDPEGLKIPYQISQGWTQFRTLHSPSAVRIARIVYESFKLGLPNVRWFVMGDDDTVFFTKNLVTVLKKYDHNEMYYIGGNSESVEQDVMHSYDMAFGGGGFAISYALAAQLARMMDGCLQRYFYFYGSDQRVWACVHEVGVPLTREGGFHQLDIRGDAYGLLAAHPMAPLVTLHHLDELKPVIPKHTRMDALKMLMAAYQLDPARIVQQSLCYDHNRKWSISISWGYTIQIYRTMLSAADLRMPLQTFKTWRSWGDGPFTFNTRPMSPDPCQNPAVFFLDHVSSVGTSGTLTVYKRFVPEEGEKCNGEDNTMEVTSILVSALKMDPEYWKDARRRQCCQIMDGGSIQEGRLNIRIRKCRPHETVTI; from the exons ATGGTTAAATCGAG GGATAAGAAGATGAGTCAGGCTCGCTTGGAACCTTATTTTGACACTTCTAAAAAGCCTAGATTCTTTGTTATCCCTGAAAGACTTGGTGATATTGTTGTGAACTTTATAAAGATTGGCATAGTGGTGTGCCTTGTTGCATCCATTTCACTTGCCGTACACTCAGCATTCTCCAAACAATACCGGCGGTTTCCACTACCGGAGCATATACGTGTCTTACAGAATGCTTCAGTCAGTGATTGTGGACCAACAAACATTTCACACATTCTATTTGGCATTGGTGGCTCGGCTACAACGTGGCGCACTCGCAGCGATTACAGTAAGCTCTGGTGGGATCCTAACACTACTCGAGGTTTCGCTTGGCTGGACGAGAAGCCTGCTATCTCAGACCCTGAAGGGCTAAAAATCCCATATCAAATCTCACAGGGATGGACACAGTTCAGGACCTTGCACTCGCCATCCGCGGTTCGGATAGCTCGGATAGTTTACGAGAGCTTCAAACTTGGTTTGCCAAATGTGAGGTGGTTTGTGATGGGAGATGATGACACTGTGTTCTTTACCAAGAACTTGGTCACTGTTCTGAAGAAATATGATCACAATGAGATGTATTACATTGGTGGGAATTCTGAGAGTGTGGAGCAAGATGTGATGCATTCTTATGACATGGCTTTTGGTGGTGGTGGATTTGCAATTAGTTATGCATTAGCAGCTCAACTTGCTAGAATGATGGATGGTTGTCTCCAAAGATATTTCTATTTCTATGGTTCTGATCAGAGGGTTTGGGCTTGTGTTCATGAAGTTGGAGTGCCTCTTACAAGGGAAGGTGGATTCCACCAG CTTGATATAAGAGGAGATGCATATGGTCTTCTAGCAGCTCATCCCATGGCACCGCTTGTAACACTTCATCACCTTGATGAATTGAAGCCTGTGATTCCCAAACATACTCGAATGGATGCACTGAAAATGCTTATGGCAGCATACCAACTTGACCCTGCTAGAATAGTGCAGCAGAGTCTCTGCTATGATCATAACCGCAAATGGTCCATATCCATCTCATGGGGTTACACAATACAAATCTACAGAACAATGTTATCAGCTGCGGATTTGAGGATGCCGCTGCAGACATTCAAGACATGGAGGAGTTGGGGTGATGGTCCTTTCACATTCAATACTAGACCTATGAGCCCTGATCCATGCCAGAACCCTGCAGTATTCTTTCTAGACCATGTTAGTAGTGTAGGCACAAGTGGAACTCTCACAGTCTATAAGAGATTTGTACCTGAGGAAGGAGAGAAGTGCAACGGCGAAGATAACACCATGGAAGTGACGAGCATTCTAGTTTCTGCCTTGAAGATGGACCCAGAATATTGGAAGGAT GCACGGCGTAGGCAATGCTGCCAAATCATGGATGGAGGAAGCATACAGGAAGGCAGATTGAACATTAGGATTAGAAAGTGCAGACCTCATGAAACAGTTACTATTTAG
- the LOC107631289 gene encoding uncharacterized protein LOC107631289 isoform X2, with translation MSQARLEPYFDTSKKPRFFVIPERLGDIVVNFIKIGIVVCLVASISLAVHSAFSKQYRRFPLPEHIRVLQNASVSDCGPTNISHILFGIGGSATTWRTRSDYSKLWWDPNTTRGFAWLDEKPAISDPEGLKIPYQISQGWTQFRTLHSPSAVRIARIVYESFKLGLPNVRWFVMGDDDTVFFTKNLVTVLKKYDHNEMYYIGGNSESVEQDVMHSYDMAFGGGGFAISYALAAQLARMMDGCLQRYFYFYGSDQRVWACVHEVGVPLTREGGFHQLDIRGDAYGLLAAHPMAPLVTLHHLDELKPVIPKHTRMDALKMLMAAYQLDPARIVQQSLCYDHNRKWSISISWGYTIQIYRTMLSAADLRMPLQTFKTWRSWGDGPFTFNTRPMSPDPCQNPAVFFLDHVSSVGTSGTLTVYKRFVPEEGEKCNGEDNTMEVTSILVSALKMDPEYWKDARRRQCCQIMDGGSIQEGRLNIRIRKCRPHETVTI, from the exons ATGAGTCAGGCTCGCTTGGAACCTTATTTTGACACTTCTAAAAAGCCTAGATTCTTTGTTATCCCTGAAAGACTTGGTGATATTGTTGTGAACTTTATAAAGATTGGCATAGTGGTGTGCCTTGTTGCATCCATTTCACTTGCCGTACACTCAGCATTCTCCAAACAATACCGGCGGTTTCCACTACCGGAGCATATACGTGTCTTACAGAATGCTTCAGTCAGTGATTGTGGACCAACAAACATTTCACACATTCTATTTGGCATTGGTGGCTCGGCTACAACGTGGCGCACTCGCAGCGATTACAGTAAGCTCTGGTGGGATCCTAACACTACTCGAGGTTTCGCTTGGCTGGACGAGAAGCCTGCTATCTCAGACCCTGAAGGGCTAAAAATCCCATATCAAATCTCACAGGGATGGACACAGTTCAGGACCTTGCACTCGCCATCCGCGGTTCGGATAGCTCGGATAGTTTACGAGAGCTTCAAACTTGGTTTGCCAAATGTGAGGTGGTTTGTGATGGGAGATGATGACACTGTGTTCTTTACCAAGAACTTGGTCACTGTTCTGAAGAAATATGATCACAATGAGATGTATTACATTGGTGGGAATTCTGAGAGTGTGGAGCAAGATGTGATGCATTCTTATGACATGGCTTTTGGTGGTGGTGGATTTGCAATTAGTTATGCATTAGCAGCTCAACTTGCTAGAATGATGGATGGTTGTCTCCAAAGATATTTCTATTTCTATGGTTCTGATCAGAGGGTTTGGGCTTGTGTTCATGAAGTTGGAGTGCCTCTTACAAGGGAAGGTGGATTCCACCAG CTTGATATAAGAGGAGATGCATATGGTCTTCTAGCAGCTCATCCCATGGCACCGCTTGTAACACTTCATCACCTTGATGAATTGAAGCCTGTGATTCCCAAACATACTCGAATGGATGCACTGAAAATGCTTATGGCAGCATACCAACTTGACCCTGCTAGAATAGTGCAGCAGAGTCTCTGCTATGATCATAACCGCAAATGGTCCATATCCATCTCATGGGGTTACACAATACAAATCTACAGAACAATGTTATCAGCTGCGGATTTGAGGATGCCGCTGCAGACATTCAAGACATGGAGGAGTTGGGGTGATGGTCCTTTCACATTCAATACTAGACCTATGAGCCCTGATCCATGCCAGAACCCTGCAGTATTCTTTCTAGACCATGTTAGTAGTGTAGGCACAAGTGGAACTCTCACAGTCTATAAGAGATTTGTACCTGAGGAAGGAGAGAAGTGCAACGGCGAAGATAACACCATGGAAGTGACGAGCATTCTAGTTTCTGCCTTGAAGATGGACCCAGAATATTGGAAGGAT GCACGGCGTAGGCAATGCTGCCAAATCATGGATGGAGGAAGCATACAGGAAGGCAGATTGAACATTAGGATTAGAAAGTGCAGACCTCATGAAACAGTTACTATTTAG